The Cylindrospermum stagnale PCC 7417 genome segment TAAGACATCCAGTTTGGAAAGCAGATTCAATGAGTGTGCGAATCATGATGATTAGGGCATAGTAAGCAATTTGTTGCTTCTATTGTGAAACACTTTACTACCCGACTACATTGATATAAAACATCTAAATTAAGTGATTATAGTTACAGGTTATTTGTGATCTATATCACAAAGATGGATACAAAAATCCAGCAGATAAGCCCATTTGTTCGTATACTGAAGCAAAAATCATACTAATTGCTACTTTAATAAAGTTGATTGCCCGAAATTAGATGAATATCAAAATATACAGTCAATTTTGAGAAAACCCGAAAGAAAAGCTGATTAAACTGCAATAAATCCAAAATATCTACTTAAACTAAGGAAAAAATTGGCGGAAATCTTCATCTTTTTGACTTAATTTCACCCAGTCTAAGTTTAAGGACTGAAATTTTTGTACCAAACGATCGCAAGCGGGGCGTTCGGTAGCATAATGTCCAGCGTCGATTAAAATCAGTCCACAATCGCGGCTTTCTTGAAACTGATGGAACTTACAGTCAGAAGTCAGATAAGCTTCGGCACCAGTTTTGGCTACCTCTGGGATAAAACTAGCACCCGAACCACCCAAAACAGCCACTCGTGAAATTATCTGCTGTAAGTCAGCATTTGGTGACAAAATCAAATGTGGTGGAGTCAGTCGGGTATGAATTGTCGTGAGTAACTCCTGCAATGTCATCAAAGGCTCTAGCATTCCCACGCGCCCATATCCTAATCCCGGTTGGGTGGGTATTATGGGAGTGACTTGTTTGAGTTCTAAAATCTGAGCCAAAACATCAGCTGTACCATCCTGTACTTGGTCAAAATTTGTGTGGGCGCTGTAGATAGCGATATTGTGGGTAAAGGCTAACCGGGCTATTTCCGCGATTTCCGAACCACTGCGTAGGGACTTCAGGGGATGAAAAATCAGCGGATGATGGGCAAAAATTAAATTAGCACTGCTGGCTTTGGCTTCTTGCATCACCGCTAAAGTTGGAGTCAAACACACCAACACCCGTGCTTTTTCCGGCAAAACTCCCGGTTCAATCTGCCAACCACAATTATCCCAGCCTTCACACCAAGCGGGATTTGCCCATTCTTCAAACCAGGTAATTAAATCAGCAACTTTCATTTATTTATTTTCTAGGTAAACTTTTACAGGAATATCCGGTAAGCGTAAAGCTCAGTGGCTGTCTTCCCTGAGAGTGTCAATATAGTTATTATCCATCTGACGATTACCCCAGTGATTTGTATTGAGCAAAAATGAGCCAGATAAAAAAAGGTATCTTCCTCAAGTGGATACATTTAGCTGGAGACATTTATAAATATTTACCAAACACAGCAGCATTACCTTGTCCAAATTGTTCCGAAATTTACCCATGTAAAACCAGATTAATAAAATTTACAACAGTATAGAAGCTTGCCTTGCAGTTTGGGAAATAAAAACTCACTTGCGAGTAGTGATCAGCTTGTCTGTTGCGGAATATTAAGTTTTAATGATAGCTGTTCGCGCATTCTGTGGAAAGGTTTATTCCATATAGGTTGAGTATCCCAATTCCAAACAGCAACCGGGATAAGTTGTTTTTGAGCCAGATAAGTTAACAAACGGTATTCATCCTCCGGTTCGCGGGAGAAGCAAAAGGGATTGCGATAGCCTGTTTCTGAAAGTTTGTAAGCTGTTGTAACCTGATTGAGGCTAATTTTTTGGATTATTTCTTGACCTTTGCAAAGTAAATAATCCAAAAATATCAGACTAAAAGGCTCTATGTTTGCACGATTTTGTGGCTCTTTGTTTACCCATCTAGCCCATTCAAAGCCGTAAATAAAATCATGGACATAGCGAAAGCGGATTTCTGTTTTTCCGAACAACTCCGTTATAGACACCATCTTTTTCCGAAAAGTATCTACAAATAAAACAGCGCCATCATTCTCTCTTAGAGCTTGTCTAAGCATACTACTGACCATAAAATCAAAATCCCAGAATATATTTTCGGGAAAATTTTCTAATTGGGCATAGATAATAATTTCTAATGTCTCTCGTAGGTTTGTAATCAGTTGACTGTCAGTGGTTTTTTCAGCAATCAAATCTCCCAGTTCGGCAAAGCTGGTAGTTAAATTTTTACAGGGATTAAGCGACAATAGATTCACAGAGTGCTGGGACAGGATTTGATCAAGCGTGCAGAAACAATTAGTTGACGCTGAGTTTGGCTCCATAGTTAGTAAAATATAGCTGATGATAAATATTCAGTTTATATCTGATCGCATTTTTTTATTAAGTAAAAATATCAAAAATTAACTTTTACTTTACGAAAAGAATAAAATATTTATCTAATTTAGGGCTGGTGTAAATACTTTTTGGCTGGAGATTTACCGCAGTTTAGATGGCAAAAACTGGGCGGAGATCATCTACAGAGTTACACCGATATTTATATTTAACTATTAACCAAACATTCACAAATCTCTACGCAGAAAGGTGAACTACCAACTCTCTCAGATGACTACGTTGGCGATGTTCCCAAATATAGATTCCTTGCCAAGTTCCCAGTACCAATTGACCGCGATTAATGGGGATGTGTTCCGAAGTGTGAGTCAGGGCTGTGCGGATATGTGCTGGCATATCATCGGCACCTTCGGCATCATGAATGTATTTGCCGGATTCTGGCACGAGTTTGGCCATGAAGTTAGCTAAATCCACGAGTACATCGGGATCGGCGTTTTCTTGAATCACTAAACTGGCTGAAGTATGACGCAAAAATAAGGTACAAAGGCCAGTTTCCACCCCCGACTCGGTAACTATGGCGGCAACTTTTGGGGTGATGTTGTAAAAAGATTTGCCAATTGTGGGAATTCTCAGTAATTTTTGGTAATGAGTCATTTGTAATGACCGTTAATTCTCCGGCTAAAGAGAGTTTTTGAGGTTAATGCTTGCCTATTTGCATTATACGTCTCTGTTAGTAGTTTAAAGATTGCTCAAATAGTTGATGACAGCGTTAGCGATCGCTATATTCCCATCCTTAGCGATTGGATATTTTTGCTTTGGCGGTTGGGGTAACTGATAGAGAAAATCCCAAGTTCCTTGAAAAAAGTCAGATGGGGTCAGGATTTGATGCTGGTTGTAATTAGCAATCCCTTCTAAGAGAAAAGCTGCTTCGGCAAAGTCGTTACGGGGGATGGTAACGATAGGGACTTGGAGTATTGAGGCTTCGGCAAAAGTGCTGTAACCAGGTTTAGAGACGACTCGCCCACAAATGGGCATAAAATCGACAGGACGGTATTGACGATTTGTCACTTTCACTAAATTAGGTAACTCCGGTGCAGATTGATCAAAAACAATGAATTGCCAATCGGGAAAGTGCCGCAGGTTGTCGTAAGGAATTTGCTGCAAACCCAAACCGCCAAAGGTGAGGAGAATAGTTTTTTCTTTTTGTGCCGTTATCCCCCATGTAGCGCGCAGTTCATCGGCAGCAAACCGGGGAGAACCACCGACTAAGCCGACATCTGTGATATTTGGAAAAGCCTGCATTGTTTCGTGGAAGGGAAGACGAAATAAGCGATCGCATTTTGAGTACCAATCACTAATCCAATCAGCAATGGCTGTAAACTCTCCGCCCCAATCTCGGTATATCAAGTCCCAACCAAAGTTACTGATCATCCAGCAGGGAATATTTGCCGCTTTCGCAAACCCAGAAGCCAGAAAGGGAATATCCGCCAAGATGAGATTTACACGGTTTTGGCGGATAAAATTGACTTCCGAGGCAATCAGCGAATTCTGAC includes the following:
- a CDS encoding Nif3-like dinuclear metal center hexameric protein, translating into MKVADLITWFEEWANPAWCEGWDNCGWQIEPGVLPEKARVLVCLTPTLAVMQEAKASSANLIFAHHPLIFHPLKSLRSGSEIAEIARLAFTHNIAIYSAHTNFDQVQDGTADVLAQILELKQVTPIIPTQPGLGYGRVGMLEPLMTLQELLTTIHTRLTPPHLILSPNADLQQIISRVAVLGGSGASFIPEVAKTGAEAYLTSDCKFHQFQESRDCGLILIDAGHYATERPACDRLVQKFQSLNLDWVKLSQKDEDFRQFFP
- a CDS encoding secondary thiamine-phosphate synthase enzyme YjbQ, which codes for MTHYQKLLRIPTIGKSFYNITPKVAAIVTESGVETGLCTLFLRHTSASLVIQENADPDVLVDLANFMAKLVPESGKYIHDAEGADDMPAHIRTALTHTSEHIPINRGQLVLGTWQGIYIWEHRQRSHLRELVVHLSA